The genomic window CTGTCCACCTATCAGGGGCAGACCACCGGCACCTTCGGCGATTTCGCGACGGTCAGCTTCTATCCCGCGCATCACCTGACCATGGGCGAGGGCGGCTGCCTGCTCACCGACAATCTGGCGCTGGCGAAAGTCGCCGAATCGATGCGCGATTGGGGCAGGGACTGCTGGTGCGAACCGGGGGAGGACAACCGGTGCCACAAACGATTCGATCAGAATTTCGGCACGCTGCCGCCGGGCTACGACCACAAATACGTGTTCTCGCATATCGGATACAACTTGAAGACCACCGATATCCAGGCCGGGCTCGGCCTGAGTCAATTGCGCAAACTACCGGAGTTCGTCGCCGCCCGGCGGCGCAACTGGTCTCGACTGCGCGACGGACTGGCCGACGTGCCATGGCTGTTGCTGCCGCGGGCGACGCCGGGCAGCGACCCCAGCTGGTTCGGCTTCGTGCTGACCGTGGCCGAGGACGCGCCGTTCGACCGGCGGGAAATCGTGCAGTTCCTGCTCGCGCGCAACATCCAGACCAGATTCCTGTTCGCCGGAAACCTGCTGCGTCAGCCCGCTTTCCGGCAGATCCCGCATCGGATCGCCGATCCGCTGACCAATAGCGACATCGTGACCGAACGGACCTTCTGGGTGGGCGTGTATCCCGGATTGACCGACGAGATGATCGATTACGTCGTCAGCGTCATCCGGGAATTCGCGCTCCGGCCGGTCGATCGGATCAGTTGACGCTCAGTCCTTGCGGTCCCGCTTACGGCGCCGCTGAATGATCTGGGAAATGATGAACAGGGTGATGAGGATAATGGCGAGGATAAGCCCTTGCATCGGTCCACTCATATTCGTACCTTCCGCTGGACAATGTCGGCTACCTCGGAAAGTATCTGTGTTGCGCTGGGTCCTGGACAACAGAGGAATGTCTGCAATCGGATCGGAGTTTTCTCCTACCGGCGGCCTGGCACGGCGATCGATCCCGGTAGATTCGGCGCATGCGACCGATTGATCGCGCGAAGGTGGTGATCGTCCGGGTACGCCGCCGGATCTGGAATCTGGGTGTCGGCGTCGGTGACACCGGGCCGGGCGGGCTGTATGTGTTGCTGGTCGCGCTGGCGCTGCCGTTGTGGAATGCCACCACATTGCCGGTCGGCCGTCTCGTGCTGGCGGCTTGCGTCGTCGCGGTGTTCGGGGCGCTGTTCGTCTGGAGCCAGTCGGATATGGCAGACCGTCCGATGGGCTTACGCATCGGCCTGCTGGCGGCCATGACCGTGGTCGCGGGTGCGGGATCCGCCGCTTTCGGCACCTCATGGGCGGTCACGCTGATGCTGACCGCGGTCGCGTGCGTCAATCTGCTGCCACTGGTGCTCGGTTCGATACTGGGTGTGGTGTTCGTCTGCGCCACGGCGTGGGTGATTTTCGGGCAGGGCGATGTCGCGACCGCGGTGCTCGGGGCGGGCATGATCGCCGTACTGCGTGGCCGGCTGCTGCTGGAGATCGTCCAATCGCGCACCACCCGGCAGGCGATGGCCGCCGCCGCGGTCGGCGACGAACGCCTGCGGATTGCCCGCGATCTGCACGATCTGCTGGGCAACAGCTTGGCCACGATGCTGGTGAAAGCGGAAGTGGCGCAACGGCTCGCGCATACCGATCCGGATACCGCCGCCGCGGCCGCGGCCGATGTGCAGCAGGTGGGACGCCAGGCCATGCTCGAGGTCCAGGAGGCGGTGCGCGGGTATCGGACCACCACCCTCGCCGACGAGTTGGAGCGAGCCAGACACAGTCTCGGTCTGCTGCGCGGCGGGCTGACGGTGACCGTCCCGGAGCGGGTGTGGGATCAGCGGGTGGACACGCTGCTCGGCTGGGCGGTGCGCGAAGCGGTGACCAATGTGCTGCGGCACGCCGACGCGAGCCGGTGCGCCATCACTGTCCGGGTGTTTACCACGCCGCCCGCGGTGGAGCTGACCGTGGACAACGACGAACAGTTCGGGCGCGCGTCCACCGGTGGCGGGCACGGGCTGACCGGTTTGGCGGAGCGTGCCGCGGAACTGGGCGGCACGGTGACCGCGGGGCCGACCGCCGACGGCAGCTACCGGCTGGCGGTGTCGGTGCCGCTGCCCGCCGCGCGACCGGCAGAATCATCGGCATGATCCGTGTGGCGCTCGTCGAGGACCAGGCAACGCTGCGTGACGCCATTCGCACGCTGCTCGAACTGGAGCCCGATCTCACCGTGGTCGCCGACCTCGGTTCCGGGGACGGCGCGACCGAGGTGTTCGAACAGACCCGCCCCGATGTCGTGCTGCTGGACATCGAGATGGGCGGCGAGAGCGGGCTCGCGTTGGCGGAAGAACTCGCCAAGCAGGCCGAGCCGCCATTGGTCATGATTCTGACCACCTTCGAACGCCCCGGCTACGTCCGGCGCGCACTGGAGGCCGGGGTGCGCGCCTACCTCACCAAGAACACGCCGGTCGGCGATATCGCGCAGGCGATCCGGGAGGTGATGGCCGGGCGGATGCTGATCGACGACCAGCAATTGCGTGCCGCGATGTCGGTGGGACACAACCCGCTGACCGAGCGGGAACGCGATGTCCTTGTCGCCGCCCGCTCCCACGACACCGTCGCCGAGATCGCCGCCCACCTGCACCTGTCGGTCAGCACGGTCAGCAACTACATCACCGCCGCGATCGCGAAGACGGGCTCCCGCAACCGCATCGAGGCCATCCGATTCGCCGAGGACAACGGATGGTTGTGAGTTCGGTCGTCGGCGAGCCGGACGATCGTCAGCCGGGTGCGGTCAGGGAGAGGGTTCGCCAGTAGTCGTGTAGCGCCTGGTCGATGGTGCGGGTGACTCGCCAGCCGAGCGTTCGCTCGGCGGTTTCGGTGGCGACTTCGAGCCAGATGGAACTGGTGCCGGGGGCGGTGGGGGCGGCGGGGGATTCGATGATGTCGGCGGGCACCTCGCTGATGGCGACCAGGCGGTCGACCAGCTCGCGTACCGAGAATGCCTGGCCGCGGCCGATATTCACCACATCGGCGGTGGTTTGTGAGCGCCCCGCCGCGAGTACTGCGTCGGCCAGGTCGCGTACGTCGATGTAGTCGCGGTACGCGGCAAGGGGTGACAGTTCGATACGTGCGCGGCCGGTGCGGTTTTCGGCGAGGGCCGAGCCGACCTTTCCGATC from Nocardia iowensis includes these protein-coding regions:
- the rfbH gene encoding lipopolysaccharide biosynthesis protein RfbH, producing MPADDAVLELVRELHQRRRPATFEPGVTPIFSSGAVLDAEDRVALVEQAMELRIASGATALRFERLFAQAIGVRRAHLTNSGSSANLLAVATLTAPELDERALRPGDEVITVATSFPTTVTPILQHGLVPVFVDIELGTYNTTVDRVRAAIGPRTRAIMMAHTLGNPFPVAEIAELAAAHDLFLIEDNCDAVLSTYQGQTTGTFGDFATVSFYPAHHLTMGEGGCLLTDNLALAKVAESMRDWGRDCWCEPGEDNRCHKRFDQNFGTLPPGYDHKYVFSHIGYNLKTTDIQAGLGLSQLRKLPEFVAARRRNWSRLRDGLADVPWLLLPRATPGSDPSWFGFVLTVAEDAPFDRREIVQFLLARNIQTRFLFAGNLLRQPAFRQIPHRIADPLTNSDIVTERTFWVGVYPGLTDEMIDYVVSVIREFALRPVDRIS
- a CDS encoding response regulator transcription factor produces the protein MIRVALVEDQATLRDAIRTLLELEPDLTVVADLGSGDGATEVFEQTRPDVVLLDIEMGGESGLALAEELAKQAEPPLVMILTTFERPGYVRRALEAGVRAYLTKNTPVGDIAQAIREVMAGRMLIDDQQLRAAMSVGHNPLTERERDVLVAARSHDTVAEIAAHLHLSVSTVSNYITAAIAKTGSRNRIEAIRFAEDNGWL
- a CDS encoding sensor histidine kinase; its protein translation is MRPIDRAKVVIVRVRRRIWNLGVGVGDTGPGGLYVLLVALALPLWNATTLPVGRLVLAACVVAVFGALFVWSQSDMADRPMGLRIGLLAAMTVVAGAGSAAFGTSWAVTLMLTAVACVNLLPLVLGSILGVVFVCATAWVIFGQGDVATAVLGAGMIAVLRGRLLLEIVQSRTTRQAMAAAAVGDERLRIARDLHDLLGNSLATMLVKAEVAQRLAHTDPDTAAAAAADVQQVGRQAMLEVQEAVRGYRTTTLADELERARHSLGLLRGGLTVTVPERVWDQRVDTLLGWAVREAVTNVLRHADASRCAITVRVFTTPPAVELTVDNDEQFGRASTGGGHGLTGLAERAAELGGTVTAGPTADGSYRLAVSVPLPAARPAESSA